The window CTGTTCCGACAAAACTTTCTGCTAATCCACGTTCTATTTCCATGTTTGTACGAAATGCAAGTTTGTCTGCTTTGATAAAGTGCTCTGCGGCAGCGACATAATCTTGAGAGGCCAAAAACTTCTGAGCTTTTGAGAGAGCTCTATTCCTTATTGTGGCGATTAAAAGGTATGATGAGGCACAAAGCAGCGCCAATGCAATAATTATTACAATTGCAGTTATAAAGTTCCCCTTGTGTTTCCTCAAAAAACACCCTCCTCTAATAGCCAGTTTTAGTTATATTAAGATGCTCATTCCAATTATATCTTATTAACTTCATGAAAGAATCTGTACGCTCTAACATATGTATGCCACAGTAATCCATTGGATAAAAAAAGATGTCGTTCAACTCAAATTTAAAGTAATGACAAATTAAAGTCCAAATTACACCTCCATGTGCAACAATCAGCAAGTTTCCGGAAGAGTAGTCGTTAATTATATTTTCAAAGGCAGGGACAGTTCTCTTTTGAAGATCCTTAAAACTTTCTCCGTTTGGAGGTGCTACTGACGCGAAAGAATTTCCGTTTGCATCATAAAGCTCTTCCCATTTGGTTCGAACTTCGTCATAGCTTTTACCCTCCCAGTCGCCAACATGTATTTCGGACAGCCCACTTATCGTTTTTATCTCGTCCTTATATTTTGGAACAGTGAGTTCGGCGGTACGTTTGGCACGTAGTAATGTGCTTGCAAAAACCCCATCAAA of the Synergistaceae bacterium genome contains:
- a CDS encoding histidine phosphatase family protein — protein: FDGVFASTLLRAKRTAELTVPKYKDEIKTISGLSEIHVGDWEGKSYDEVRTKWEELYDANGNSFASVAPPNGESFKDLQKRTVPAFENIINDYSSGNLLIVAHGGVIWTLICHYFKFELNDIFFYPMDYCGIHMLERTDSFMKLIRYNWNEHLNITKTGY